TCAAAAAAGAAGAAATAGTATTAAGAGGTACTTGTAGTAAGTGCCTTCAAAAATAAAAAAACTAGGAGGAATCAAATGACTGAGAACATTAATCAAGAAGTAAACTTTCCGCTAATCGGATCAAGAGCACCGGAATTTGAAGCTGTAACTACACAAGGGGATATGAAATTCCCTCAAGACTATGAAGGAAAATGGGTAATTTTATTCTCACATCCGGCTGACTTTACTCCGGTATGTACCACTGAGTTTATGACATTTGCATCAATGCATGATGAGTTCAGAGAATTAAATACTGAATTGGTAGGACTATCAATAGACTCAATACATTCACATCTGGCATGGTTAAACGCAATAAGAGGATACACTTGGAACGGAATTGAAAAACCTGCCATAGATTTTCCTGTAATAGCTGACCTTAAAATGGATGTTGCTAAAAAATACGGAATGCTTCAAGGCGAATCAGATACATCAGCAGTAAGAGCTGTATTCTTTATTGATCCAAAGGGAGTTATTAGAACAATTCTATACTATCCTGCAGCACTGGGAAGGAATTTTGATGAAATTAAGAGAATCATTCTAGGTTTACAAAAAGCAGATGCTGAAAGCGTAGCACTTCCAGCTAACTGGGAACCGGGCAAAGACGTTATAGTACCACCACCAGGAACATGTGGAGCAATCAAAGAGAGAATGGAACTGGCAAAAGGCGAAGGATACGAAATGAAAGACTGGTTCTTAACATTTAAAGAAGACAAATAAATAAGTAAGAAAGCCACCACTTTTTAGTGGTGGCTTACTTGTTTGGAATTTTTAATATCTAAGTATTACAATGATCTAAGAATAAGATAAAAATATAGTACATTTATAGCTGCCCAGACAATGGTTTCAGGTTTTTTGCTTTTTCTGAAATAATAGTAAGTGCTCCAAGCTGCGATGGATACGATAAAAAGACTTATCAGGATGCTCTTTAAAAATATTTTGAGGATAAAAAGAGCAGCGAATAAGCAGGTTATAATGATTCTATACTTTTCGTAAAGATTTAAGAAATTCAATTTATTACTCCTCCTATAATTAAATCTTTTGCAATCAATCAATTTCAGTTATCAGTTCTGCTTCTTCCAGGTTTCCGAATGTTATAGCGCTTGATTTTCCAAGTTTCGATGTATCTGCAAGTACATATGCTTTTCTACATTTCAGCATGGCTTTTCTTTTTATTAAACCTTCTCCTGCATCTGGTGTTGTGTATCCGTTTGAGTTGGAAACTGCATTTGTACCGAAAAAACCAATATCAAAATTCCACTTAGATATGGATTCGACGCATTCTTCGCCTACTATTGCCATTGTAGATTCTTTTAACTCTCCTCCGGGAAGATAGACCTTAAGTGATTTTTTTATTAGACTCTGTGCTATCAATATATCATTTGTGATATAGACTGCTTTCTTAGGTAGTTCAAATCCCGTTATCTCATAAGTCGTAGTTCCCGCATCGATATAAACTCTATTTCCTTCTTTAATAAGCAGACTTGCCTTTTCTGCGATTATTTTCTTTGAATCTTGATTTTGCTGACTTCTAATAGTGCTGCTGACATCGATTCGGTGATCGGTTTCAATTGTGATTGCTCCACCATGAACTTTTTTAAGTAATTTCTCTTCGTCCAGTTTGATTATATCTCGTCTAATTGTAGATTCCGAAGCATCGAGTAATTCTGCAAGTTTAATCACAGATGCAGAACCCTCAGTATTTACCAAATCCAGAATGACTTCTCTTCTTTGTTCGCTTATCAAAATTATCACATCCATAAATAAAATATATTTATATTGTGTCATATTAATCATAATCCGTCAAATTAATTCTTGAAAATGAAATTAAATGACTGAAAACGATTGACAATTAAATTTTAAGTGGTATAATAGTATTAAATAATTCAAAATCAGTCACAAATAATCAAAAATAGGAGGAATAATGATTACGACTCTATCCCTAAATCCATCATTGGATTATATTGTAGACATTGAAGATTTTAATATCGGAAAAATAAATAGGACAAAATCGGAATATATGCTTCCGGGAGGAAAAGGCCTGAATGTCAGTCAGGTACTAAAGAACCTGGGCATGGCATCTACGGCTCTTGGTTTTGTAGCCGGCTTTACAGGGCGTGAACTGACTCGGATGCTGGATGAGCAAAATATCTCCAATAAAATGATAGAAGTAGAAAATGGTTTTACAAGAATTAATCTCAAAGTAAGAGGAGATATAGAAACGGCTGTAAATGGAATGGGACCGATAGTCACAGATGAAGATTTTAAGAAGGTGATTATAGAGTTGGAAAAGCTAACCGAAGGAGATGTTCTAATCCTTTCGGGGAATATTGCACGAAATATGAAAGAAGATTCCTATAGGCTCATTATGGATAAGGTACCTGATAGTGTAAAGGTTATTGTCGATGCTACAAAAGAGCAATTGATGAGCGTGGCAGATTTAAAACCTTTTCTGATTAAGCCAAATCATGAAGAATTGGGCGAATTGTTCAATGTGGAAATAAAAGATAAAAAAACTGCTGGAAAATACGCAAGATTATTGCAGGAAAAAGGATTCAGGAATATATTGGTTTCTATGGGTGGTGATGGAGCAGTGATGTTAACTGAAACCGGAGACGAATACCATGCAAATGCTCCCGTTGGGAAATTGGTAAATTCTGTTGGTGCAGGCGATTCTATGGTTGCAGGATTTATCTATGGGTACTTGGAACTTGCAGATTATACAGAGGCTTTCAGATATGGAATTGCTGCAGGATCAGCAAGTGCATTTTCTGAAAACCTAGGGACCGGAGAAGAAATTATGAATTTATTGAGTCAAATAAAAATAGGATTGGTGGAGGAAAAACAATGAAAATTACTGATTTAATTTCCAGGGAGAGTATTAAACTGAATGCATCTTGCTTGGATAAAGCAGATGCAATTCATCAAGTTGTCGATCTTATGATGAAGAGTGGTAGGATATCGGATAGAGAAGTTTTTGAAAAACGAGTATTTGCAAGGGAAGAAGAAGGTACTACCGGTGTCGGTGAGGGAGTTGCAATCCCACACGGAAAATCTGAAGCGGTCATTAAGCCGGGTATAGCAGCGATGACAGTACCTGAAGGTGTTGACTATGAGTCACTGGATGGAGAACCTA
The sequence above is a segment of the Peptoniphilaceae bacterium AMB_02 genome. Coding sequences within it:
- a CDS encoding peroxiredoxin, with product MTENINQEVNFPLIGSRAPEFEAVTTQGDMKFPQDYEGKWVILFSHPADFTPVCTTEFMTFASMHDEFRELNTELVGLSIDSIHSHLAWLNAIRGYTWNGIEKPAIDFPVIADLKMDVAKKYGMLQGESDTSAVRAVFFIDPKGVIRTILYYPAALGRNFDEIKRIILGLQKADAESVALPANWEPGKDVIVPPPGTCGAIKERMELAKGEGYEMKDWFLTFKEDK
- a CDS encoding DeoR/GlpR family DNA-binding transcription regulator, with the translated sequence MDVIILISEQRREVILDLVNTEGSASVIKLAELLDASESTIRRDIIKLDEEKLLKKVHGGAITIETDHRIDVSSTIRSQQNQDSKKIIAEKASLLIKEGNRVYIDAGTTTYEITGFELPKKAVYITNDILIAQSLIKKSLKVYLPGGELKESTMAIVGEECVESISKWNFDIGFFGTNAVSNSNGYTTPDAGEGLIKRKAMLKCRKAYVLADTSKLGKSSAITFGNLEEAELITEID
- the pfkB gene encoding 1-phosphofructokinase: MITTLSLNPSLDYIVDIEDFNIGKINRTKSEYMLPGGKGLNVSQVLKNLGMASTALGFVAGFTGRELTRMLDEQNISNKMIEVENGFTRINLKVRGDIETAVNGMGPIVTDEDFKKVIIELEKLTEGDVLILSGNIARNMKEDSYRLIMDKVPDSVKVIVDATKEQLMSVADLKPFLIKPNHEELGELFNVEIKDKKTAGKYARLLQEKGFRNILVSMGGDGAVMLTETGDEYHANAPVGKLVNSVGAGDSMVAGFIYGYLELADYTEAFRYGIAAGSASAFSENLGTGEEIMNLLSQIKIGLVEEKQ